From Lycium ferocissimum isolate CSIRO_LF1 chromosome 12, AGI_CSIRO_Lferr_CH_V1, whole genome shotgun sequence, one genomic window encodes:
- the LOC132039835 gene encoding pentatricopeptide repeat-containing protein At5g12100, mitochondrial, which translates to MSKSFMIRRSFKVSTTNNHPFACKFYHSTQFLNQEQTNTIKNENPTNPSTQNLEEHLRKLRILLQQHRTENAKGILGTLIHKNSVFQLYTLFQPSPTKPIYSDLLLSVYLEKKLINEAQELYFLIRNDKKFVSLSCFNVFLESLNSLRMYKKTLEVFSDVMNWGIRVDRFSYGKAIQSAVKIGDLGKGLELLSCMRSVRLSPNEFVYNVVIGGLCKEKRVVEARKLFDEMLERRVGPSKVTYNILMDGYCKIGKLDEAFKLREKMRSDNVEPNIVTFNTLLSGLCKSGKMEEVDRVVEEMKGCGFVPDGFTYSILFDGHSRCDDVNSSLALFEEAVKKGVQMNEYTCSVLLNGLCKKGKTDKAEEILKKLMENGLTPTEVLFNTILSGYCKEGNMEKAYSTIDEMEISGVKPSCVTFNTLIAKFCELGMMEEAKEWLRKMLEKPVSPNEQTYNILIDGYGRKRDFVRCFEILEEMEKNGLKPNVITYGSLIKSLCKDGRLLEADVALSDMISRGVKPNAQVYNMLIDGHCMRGTMSNAFVCFEKMLESDIETTLVTYNTLINGFCKKGMIKEAEDLAAHILVKGLTPDVITYNSLISAYSDAGDTEKCFQTYEKMKTSGIKPTMNTIHPLIRVCKKEKNGLVLIDKIVQEMSQMDLSPDRVVYNELIHCYALHGEVQKSLDMHIEMVERGIPSDKKTYNSLIMVHLKEGKREEAKNLVDQMKANNIVPNDETYNILVEGHCKVKDFSGAYIWYREMVDNGLLPVANICNELLSGLREEGRLQEAQIICSEMSSKGIEECNTNEDLSTVVKA; encoded by the coding sequence ATGTCCAAAAGCTTTATGATTCGCCGTTCCTTCAAAGTTTCCACCACAAATAATCATCCTTTTGCTTGCAAATTCTACCATTCAACTCAATTTCTAAACCAAGAACAAACCAATACTATCAAAAATGAAAACCCCACAAATCCATCAACTCAAAATCTTGAAGAACATCTTAGGAAACTCCGAATTTTACTCCAACAACATCGTACTGAAAATGCAAAGGGTATTTTGGGTACCCTTATTCATAAAAACTCAGTTTTTCAACTTTATACTCTTTTTCAACCTTCCCCAACAAAACCAATTTACTCAGATTTGTTGTTATCAGTTTATTTAGAGAAGAAACTTATAAATGAAGCTCAAgaactttattttttgataaGAAATGATAAAAAATTTGTATCTTTATCATGTTTTAATGTGTTTCTTGAATCTTTGAATAGTTTGAGGATGTACAAAAAGACCCTTGAAGTTTTTAGTGATGTTATGAATTGGGGTATAAGAGTTGATAGGTTTAGTTATGGTAAAGCTATACAATCAGCTGTGAAAATTGGTGATTTGGGTAAGGGTTTGGAGTTGTTGAGTTGTATGAGAAGTGTTAGGTTGAGTCCTAATGAGTTTGTGTATAATGTAGTTATAGGTGGGTTGTGTAAAGAGAAGAGAGTTGTCGAAGCGCGAAAATTGTTCGATGAAATGCTTGAGAGAAGAGTTGGACCGAGTAAGGTGACGTATAATATTCTTATGGATGGGTATTGTAAGATTGGGAAGTTGGATGAGGCTTTTAAGTTGAGAGAAAAGATGAGGAGTGATAATGTGGAACCTAATATCGTGACGTTTAATACGTTGCTTAGTGGACTTTGTAAGTCGGGGAAGATGGAGGAAGTTGATCGCGTAGTTGAGGAAATGAAGGGTTGTGGATTTGTACCTGATGGGTTTACTTATAGTATACTTTTCGATGGGCATTCGAGATGTGATGATGTTAATTCCTCGTTGGCGTTGTTTGAAGAAGCTGTTAAGAAAGGGGTGCAAATGAACGAGTACACGTGTAGTGTTTTGTTGAATGGCTTGTGCAAGAAAGGGAAGACGGATAAGGCTGAAGAGATTTTGAAGAAGTTGATGGAAAACGGGCTTACTCCTACGGAGGTGTTGTTTAATACCATTTTGAGCGGTTATTGCAAAGAAGGCAATATGGAGAAGGCTTATTCAACTATTGACGAAATGGAAATTTCTGGGGTGAAGCCGAGCTGTGTCACATTTAATACTCTAATCGCGAAATTCTGTGAATTGGGTATGATGGAAGAGGCAAAAGAATGGTTAAGGAAAATGCTCGAGAAGCCAGTTTCCCCGAATGAGCAGACATATAACATCTTAATTGATGGATATGGTCGCAAGCGGGATTTCGTGAGGTGTTTTGAGATTCTtgaggagatggaaaagaaTGGATTGAAGCCTAATGTAATTACATACGGTTCTCTAATCAAGTCTTTGTGTAAGGATGGTAGGCTTCTTGAAGCTGATGTAGCCTTAAGTGACATGATTAGTAGAGGGGTTAAACCGAATGCACAGGTCTATAATATGCTTATAGATGGACATTGCATGAGAGGAACAATGAGTAATGCTTTCGTATGTTTCGAGAAGATGCTAGAAAGTGATATAGAAACAACACTGGTTACATACAATACTCTAATAAATGGGTTTTGCAAAAAGGGTATGATCAAAGAAGCTGAGGATTTGGCTGCGCATATTTTAGTCAAGGGTTTAACTCCAGATGTTATCACGTACAATTCTTTAATCTCTGCATATTCAGATGCAGGGGACACCGAAAAGTGTTTCCAAACGTATGAGAAGATGAAAACTTCTGGAATAAAGCCTACAATGAACACAATTCATCCTCTAATTAGAGTttgcaaaaaggaaaagaatggaCTGGTGTTAATCGACAAAATTGTTCAAGAAATGTCTCAGATGGATCTTTCTCCTGACCGAGTGGTATATAACGAGCTCATCCattgctatgctttacatggaGAGGTTCAAAAGTCACTTGATATGCACATAGAGATGGTGGAACGAGGGATTCCTTCTGACAAGAAGACGTACAATAGCTTGATTATGGTGCATTTGAAAGAGGGAAAACGTGAAGAAGCCAAGAATCTTGTTGATCAGATGAAGGCTAACAATATTGTTCCCAATGATGAGACTTATAATATTCTGGTCGAAGGGCATTGCAAAGTTAAAGATTTTTCTGGTGCATACATTTGGTATAGAGAGATGGTTGACAATGGTCTTCTCCCGGTAGCCAATATCTGTAACGAGTTATTATCTGGCCTTCGAGAAGAAGGAAGATTGCAAGAGGCACAGATTATATGTTCAGAAATGAGCTCTAAAGGAATTGAAGAGTGTAACACAAATGAGGATCTTTCTACTGTTGTGAAAGCGTAG